The Pleuronectes platessa chromosome 23, fPlePla1.1, whole genome shotgun sequence genome contains a region encoding:
- the LOC128430590 gene encoding eukaryotic translation initiation factor 4 gamma 1-like, producing the protein MIPTHVGFLGAASYESVSCVTANFQAFVTDLSHEDLDVEENLQEMVELIFKRAVKKPDSAAVFAELCQHLSEVEFQSLSDWSVSVSFRSLLVKHCQAEFMKSLDKEGIHQESWSCLKPVQDVRVTDRLREEQQNAKPSGCFLNMLRFIGELFLSKVLAEKSMHCCIRRLLQKGDGPSLEGLCQLLQMIQQDLEVVTEKEVMDTYYNQLDHMAEKGKRAPRLSLLLRETVDARKMAYSNPH; encoded by the exons atgatcccaacacACGTGGGGtttctcggcgctgcctcctacgagtccgtcagctgcgtcACTGCAAACTTTCAAGCCTtcgtgacggatctgagtcacgaggacttGGACGTTGAGGAGAACCTGCAGGAAATGGTGGAGCtcattttcaagagggccgtgaagaaaccagactctgctgcagtcttcgcggagctgtgtcaacacctctcagaa gtggagttccagtccttgtccgactggtcagtcagcgtctccttcaggtctctgctggttaaacactgccaggcagagttcatgaAGAGCTTGGACAAGGAGGGCATTCATCAAGAGAGTTGGTCCTGCCTGAAGCCAGTCCAGGACGTGAGGGTcaccgaccggctgagggaagagcaacagaaCGCCAAACCTTCCGGTTGCTTCCTCAATATGCtgaggtttattggggagctgttcctctccaaggtgctggcagagaaatccatgcactgctgcatcaggaggctgttgcagaaaggagacgggccgtctcttgagggcctctgtcagctcctccagatgatccagcaggacctggaggtggtgacgGAAAAGGAGGTGATGGacacctactataaccagctggaccatatggcagagaaagggaagagggcaccaaggctctcccttttgttgaggGAAACAGTGGATGCCAGGAAGATGGCATACTCcaacccccactaa